Within Alcaligenes sp. SDU_A2, the genomic segment GACCGCCATGGCCAGCCAACGCAGATACAGCTCGGCACTCATGCCCGATGTGTCTGCATCGCCATTGCCCAGAGCGTGAATCTGAATCGGCACGCCACTGTTGCCGGTGGATAGCGCCGACTTCAGTGTCTGTTCCAGACCGGCCCAGGAATTATCCACCGCCGGGCCCAACTGCCAGGCAAAACGCTGCGCGGAGGGAAACAGATCACGGCTGGCGACGATGCCTTCTTGCGGCGTCTTGTGTCCGGCCACGGCATCGAACAGAGCCTGCCGCGCCAATACGGGGTAAATGGCCCGCAACAAAGCGCCGGACTCCCCTCCCCGACTGGTGACGGTATCCGGAATGGCAAAACGCGCGTTGCACAGCACCGCGCCCAAACCATCGTCCACCATCTGCCGCTGACGCTCCACCCACATGCGAAAGACGTCTTTATGGGTCAGGTCCAGCAAACCATAGTCCCGACCGCCGCTCAGCTCGTCGCCTTCAAAAACATAAGCGCTGCCGTCGTCGTCGTTGATCAGCAGCCAGCCCCGATCTTCCCATTCGTCGAACAAGGCTGTTGCGGCCAACACACAAGGACGCGTCCAGGCCGCCAACTGCGCCTGCTCGGCATGCAACCCGGCCAAGGTCTCGCGCGGGTCGGCCAGGCGCGTCGCATCCCATTCCAGCATGGGTTTGTCGTCCTGGAATCCATACGATTGCGGTGCAGGCAATACCGCCGCATCCACGCCTATGCCCTGTTCCCGCAGCAGACGAACCTGTTCGCGCAAGGCCTGGATATCGGCACCGGCCACGCCGTCCAGCCATAGCCCCATGGGCCAGACTCCCGGTTGACCTGCGCGCCCCGTCAAAGCGGAATACTGATTGATGATTTCGCTAGGTTCGCCCACGAACAAAAACACATCCAGTTCGGCTGTATGGATACGGGCGCGCAAACGGTCTTGCTGCTCGCGCCCCAGGTCGTGCTCTACCCGCTCGAAGGTATTGATATACAGCCCCCAGCCCTGTGTGCTCCACAACAAGGGCAGGCTGCGGTCCTGGGGACGGTCGGTATCGACGGCCTGATCGCGCCGGTCCAGCTCATCGAGGGTTTCGCCCAGGCCATACAGCGCATCGTCCTCGGCCAGGGCCAAGTCCAGTTGCCAGCAGGCGGCTCCGTCCTGTTGCAGCGTCAAGGGCTGCTCGCCGCTACAGAGCACCAGGCGCTCGCCGCGCAAGACCTGAAAACGCCACGGATGCGCCTGCACGTGGACAATCGCCTCGCCCTGCTCGATACGCCAGCCTTGCGGGGACGGCTCCAGTTGAAACTCGCTGACCGCTTCGTGGCGCGCCAACAGCATATCGCCCAAAGCCTTGGCACGAACGCCGGGCTTTTCGCGCTCAAGCTGGGAACCAGGCAAGCAACGCAAACGGAATACGCCCGGCGCATGCGCCTCGATGCGAAGCACATAATCGGTTTCGACAAAAGCGAAATCCGCATAGGCGGATTTCGCCGTCAACAAACTCAGATGATTAAACAATTGTGTCACGTCGTCAGAGTGGAAGGGCCGGCACGATGCTTAACGCAGGGTTGCGCCCAAAATACTAAACAAGGCCATTATTTTGACGTATTTGCGCCACAAAGGAAAACCCTCGTTAAAAATGGCCGGAAATAAAAACAAAAAAACAAACTATCGGGGTCGAACAGCCTGCTCCAAACGCCGCTCCAACGGGACAGGTTCTTCCATCCAGCGGGCGGCCAACAGCCCCCCTGCCAGCAGGCTCCAGGTCAGGCCGCGCGACCCATAGGCAGCAGCCATGAACAAGCCGGGATGCCCTGGCACGCCGCCCATGACGGGCAGATGGTCGTTCAAGGCAGCCCGCCATCCGGCCCACCCCGAACAAGGCGTCAAGCCGGATAAATCCGCCTGATGCGACAGCATCTGACCCAGCTTGGAGAGCGTATCGGCGTGACCTTCCTGCGTGACGGCCGGCTCCTGACCATCACGCAAATAGGTACTGCCAATGACTTGCCCGTACTGGTCCGCAGGCAATACGTAACCCATGCCGCTCAGCGTAGGCCCAGCACCAACCAAAGGCCGATCCGCCGGCAAATAACTGACCTGGCCGGCCAAGTCCTGCATAGCCACAAGCCGCGGCAACACACGCGCAGCCAGCACATCGGAATGCAGCGCCTGCATGCTGCGACCCGCCGCCGCCACCACGACACGGGCGGTACGCTCCAGAATCGTTCCTTGTTCGCGGTGGATGTCCCAGTACCCCGGCTCAGGCGCAGACCATACCTGCACACGCTCGGGCACGCATTCGATCAAGGGATGATTGAGCAATTGCGCCACCAGCGCCCTAGGGTCCACCACCATGCCTTGCGGAAAATAAAGGCCACCGCGCGCAAGCGACACGCCGGCCGCCTGCGAGGCCTGCTGCCTGTCCCACCATTGCACCCATTCCGGAGCCAGTTGCAAACGCATCAAGGCCTCCTGGATCGCGGCATCGGAATTGCCGGCCTGGCCGAACAACAGCGTTCCCGTGCGACGCGGCCGGGCCGGCTCCGGCAAGTCTTTCCAACCCTGCCAGGCACGCAATACGCCATTGCGGCTCAAACGCGCCAGCGGCGCGTCGTCGAGCGCAAACACCGGTGAAATAGCCGCCAACCTATGCCCTTGATGAGAACCGTCACGCCCCAGACGCAAGACCGGATCGCAAACCAGCACAGACTGACCGCGCCGGGCCAGTTCCCAGGCACACGCCGCCCCTGCCAATCCCGCGCCAACCACCGCCACGCGCCCCGGTGCCGGCACGGCATCGCGATGCCCCAGATGAGGCCGCAACACAGCCTGCAAAGCAGGCCTGCCGCCCACGCCCGGTGTCTTGCGCACCTCGAAACCGACAGAGGACAGATCGCGCCGCACCTGCCCCACGCAACACCCGGAAGCAAGGGTCGCGCCCGGCGCGGCCAACCGCACCAGTTGCCCCAGTACCGCCCGCGACCATATATCCGGATTGCACCGTGGGGCAAAGCCATCCAGATAAAACGCATCGGCTCGGCATTGCAATTCACGCATCATGCCCTGGGCCGACCCGAACACCAAAGTCAACGTCACCTGCCCACCCTGCAACTCCAGCCTATGCACGCCGGGCACCAGAATAGGCCAGACCTCCAGCAACTGCGCCGCCAACGGCTGCAGCAAAGGCGGAAAACACGAATACACGGCCGCCAGATCAGACTGGCTGAAGGGATGTGCCTCGACCGAGACGAAATGCAGATATTCGCTGCGATTCGGGTCGCTGCGCCAGGCATCCCAGGTCGCCAGAAAATTGGCCCCCAACCCAAACCCGGTCTCGCAAACCGTGAACTGACGACGCCCCCGCCAGCGCTCAGGCAAATCATTGCCGCGCAAAAACACCTGCTCGGCCTGAGCAAGCGGGCCGCCCGACGGGTAATAGGCATCTTGGTACATCGAACTGAAAGGCACGCCCTGCGCTGTGAACTCCAGCCGGGCTGGCACTAGCGGCTCGCAAGCTGCTGCAGACATTGAAAAAATCGCCTGAAAAAAAGACCCGCCATACACCCGCCATTTTTACTGGCCGGGGCTTCATAAAACTGGCATAAAGAAGCACGTACAATGAAAGAATTCGCTTCGCACTTTTACTATCGAGACAGAATCACTATGCCATTGCCACGTTTACCGCTCAGCGATTGCCTGGACGCCGCCGTTACGGCGGCCCATGCCGCTGCCGCTATTTTACAAGCCTACGCTTCGGATCGCAGCGAACTGGTCGTGACCAGCAAAATGCGCAACGATCTGGTGTCTCAGGCCGACCGCGAGGCCGAACAAGCCTGCATCGCGGTATTGCGCGAGCGTACGCCAGACATGGACATCGTGGCAGAAGAAAGCGGCGGCGTCAGCACAGGCAAGCCTACCTGGTACATCGACCCGCTTGATGGCACCACTAACTTCCTGCACGGCATTCCCCAGTACGCCGTCTCCGTCGCCCTGATCGCCCCTGCCGGCACACAGATGGACAACGTCGTGCTGAGCGAAGACACACCCGTGATCGCCGTGGTCTACGACCCCAACCGCGAAGAGCTCTTTACCGCCATGTACGGCGTCGGTGCCTGGCTGAACGGCAACCGCATCCAGGTCTCGCAGGCCAAGACCATCGCGGACTCGGTACTGGCCACGGGTTTTCCTTTCCGGGATTTTTCATTTGCCGACCAATACATGCCCGCCCTGCACGCTGCCATTACCGGCAGTCGTGGCGTGCGCCGCATGGGTGCCGCCGCGCTGGATCTGGCCTGGGTAGCCTGCGGCCGCTACGACGGCTATTGGGAAATGGGTCTGGCACCGTGGGACGTGGCCGCCGGCACCTTGTTGGTGCGCGAAGCCAAGGGCATATGCGGTGATCTGTACCAGCAACAACCCTGGCCGATGGACGGCTATGTGTATGCCGGCAATCCCCAGATCGCGGCACAGTTGCTGGATATGACCGGCCCCCACCTGACGATCCCACACCTCTAAGCCCCCACCTGCCCAGCCGGAACTTGTCTGGCCGGGCAGGTGCACCGACACGGCTGCGGCACCTGAACAGCGGCCAAGAGGTCAGGCCACCGGTGCCTTCCTGGCCTCTTCGTCACGCAAGACGCGCCGCAAAATCTTGCCCACATTGCTCTTGGGCAGCTCATCCCGAAATTCGATGATGCGCGGTCGCTTATAGGCCGTCAGCCGCTCTTTGCACCAGCGCTTGATCTCATCTTCGGTCAGGGCGGGATTGCGCCGCACCACAAACAGCTTGATGGTCTCGCCGCTGTGCTCGCTGGGCACCCCGACGGCAGCCACCTCAAGCACATCGGGGTGGGAAGCCACTACGTCCTCGATCTCGTTCGGGTAGACATTAAAGCCCGACACCAGAATCAAATCTTTCTTGCGATCCACCAACCGGATACGGCCCTGCTCGTCCATAATGCCAATGTCGCCCGTTTTCAGAAAACCATCGGCGGTAAAGGTTTTGGCCGTTTCTTCGGGCTGCTGCCAATAGGCCGACATCACCTGTGGCCCCTTGACCGCCAGTTCGCCCTGCTCGCCTTGCGCAACTGGCCGCTCCTGATCGTCGAGCAAGATCACATCGGTCGATGGCAAAGGAAAGCCTATCGTACCGCTATAGACTTTGGAGTCGGTCACGTTAACGGCCACCACGGGCGAGGTCTCGGACAAGCCATAACCTTCGATCAGGGCGCTACCGGTCAGCGCCAGCCAACGCTCGGCCACCGTTTTTTGCAATGCGGCCCCGCCGGCCAGGCACAGCCTGAGCTGAGCAAACGGCAGCTTGCCGAACGGTGCATGATTGGCCAAGGCATTAAACAGCGTATTGACCGCCGGGACGATGTCGGGCGGATTGCGCTTCCAGGCCTTGCAGATGGAATTAAGATCGCGCGGATTCATGATCAGCACCAGATGCATGCCGGCATACAAGGCAAATAAGCCGCATACGGTCAGCGCAAAGATGTGATAAAGCGGCAAAGCCACCATCATGGTGTAAGCCGGCCCTTTGAAATCGCCCAGGGCCGGATGACCTACCGCCTCGACTTGCAGCACATTCGCCATCAGATTGCGCTGACTGAGCATGGCCCCCTTAGGGCGGCCTGTCGTGCCGCCGGTGTACTGCAGCAAAGCCAGATCGTCAGGTCGCGCAGGCCTACGGCGCAACGGCAGATCCGCCCCTTGCTCCAGTGCCTGGTGCAGGCGCAACGCGCCCGGCAAAGAATACGCGGGCACCATGCGTTTCAGATAGCGCACGGCCAGATTAAGCATCGTCCCCTTAAACCCCATGCAGTCGCCTACCGTGCTGATCAGCACATGGCGCGGCTGCAGCGGCTTGGGCACCTGCTGCAATACATGCGCGAAGTTTTCCAGGATGACGATGACATCAGACTGGCTATCGGCCAGTTGATGCTCCAGCTCGCGCTCGGTGTATTGCGGATTGGTATTGACTGCAACCATGCCCGCGCGCAGCGTGCCGACCAGGGCCATCAAAAACGGCAGGCCATTGGGCAGCATCAGCATAACCCGGCTGCCTGGCTCCAGCCCTCGGGACTGCAGCCACGCGGCGAACGCGTCGGCATGTCGGTCCAACTGCCCGTAGCTAAGGTCGTAACCCATAAAGGTCAACGCCGTTCTGTCCTTGTGCTTCTTGATGGCGGCATCCAAACAATCGATCAAGGTCTGCTCGGGATCGAGCCGGATATCCCGGGGGACCGAAGGCGGATAATGTTCCAGCCATGGTTTTTGCTGAGTATCCAAGAGCTTGTCACCTAATTCTGGTTTATTTATGGTTAACTTTACTCTACCTTAATGTTCATGCACACGAACAGGACTGCATCATGAAGCTGCTCGAACCCATTTCCGCCTGGTCCCACGAAATCACGGCCATACGCCGCGATCTTCACGCCCATCCCGAACTGGCCTTCGAGGAAACCCGAACCGCCGACCAGGTCACACACTGGCTCAAGCAATGGGGCATCCCTGTGCACCGCGGCCTGGGCATAACCGGCGTGGTCGGCATTGTGCGCGGCACCGGCGGCGACGGGCCGTCGGTGGGCTTGCGCGCCGACATGGACGCGCTGCCCATGCAGGAGCTGAACGAGTTCGACCACAAAAGCCGCCATGACGGCAAAATGCATGCCTGTGGTCACGACGGCCACACCGCCATGCTGCTGGGTGCGGCCCGCTACCTGGCCGAACACCGCGATTTCGCCGGCACCGTCTACCTGATCTTCCAACCCGCCGAAGAAGGCTTTGGCGGCGCGCGCGAAATGATCAACGACGGTCTGTTCGAGCAGTTTCCTATGCAGGCGGTCTTTGGCCTGCACAACTGGCCCGGCATGCCGGCCGGCACCTTTGGCGTGCGTCCGGGTGCCATGATGGCCTCCAGCAACACCTTCAAGATTCGCATCGAAGGCAAGGGAGCACACGGCGGCATGCCCAATCTAGGCGTAGACCCCGTTGTCACGGCCGTGCAACTGGCGCAAAGTCTGCAAAGCATCGTCAGCCGCAATGTGGACCCGCTCGAACCCGTGGTACTGAGCATCACGCAGATCCACGCCGGCTCGGCCGATAACGTCATCCCCAACGACGCCCTGATGAGCGGCACCGTACGCACATTTTCCAACGAAGCCCTGGAGCAGGTAGAGCAGCGCATGCGTGAGCTGACCGAGCACACCTGCGCCGCATTTGGCTGCCGCGCCCAATTCAGCTTCGATCGCCGCTACCCGCCCACCCTCAACGATCCGGCCCAGGCCGCGTTCTGCGCTCAGGTCATCCGCGAACTGGTGGGCGAAGAGCGCCTGCGCCAGGACATACGGCCTTCCATGGGAGCGGAAGACTTCTCTTTCATGTTGCAAGAGGTGCCCGGCTGCTACGTCTGGCTGGGCAACGGCGACGGCGATCATCGCAGCCACGGACACGGCCTGGGACCCTGCATGCTGCACAACGGCAGTTACGACTTCAACGACACGCTGATTCCGGTCGGGGCCAGTTACTGGGTCAAGCTGGCGCTGGACTGGCTACGACACCATCGCTGAACCTTTAACAAATGTTTAACGGCGGGCACAAGGCTTGCCGTTACAATGCCTGTTGCTTTGCCTGCCGTGTGCGGCCCGCTTGTGCACTGCGTTTATCCGCCAATCCGTACCACTGGAGTTTTCGTGAGTACCCCCAGCACCCTCTCCCAGTTGCCCGACGGCGCGCCTACGCTGCGCGTCA encodes:
- a CDS encoding glycoside hydrolase family 31 protein, producing the protein MFNHLSLLTAKSAYADFAFVETDYVLRIEAHAPGVFRLRCLPGSQLEREKPGVRAKALGDMLLARHEAVSEFQLEPSPQGWRIEQGEAIVHVQAHPWRFQVLRGERLVLCSGEQPLTLQQDGAACWQLDLALAEDDALYGLGETLDELDRRDQAVDTDRPQDRSLPLLWSTQGWGLYINTFERVEHDLGREQQDRLRARIHTAELDVFLFVGEPSEIINQYSALTGRAGQPGVWPMGLWLDGVAGADIQALREQVRLLREQGIGVDAAVLPAPQSYGFQDDKPMLEWDATRLADPRETLAGLHAEQAQLAAWTRPCVLAATALFDEWEDRGWLLINDDDGSAYVFEGDELSGGRDYGLLDLTHKDVFRMWVERQRQMVDDGLGAVLCNARFAIPDTVTSRGGESGALLRAIYPVLARQALFDAVAGHKTPQEGIVASRDLFPSAQRFAWQLGPAVDNSWAGLEQTLKSALSTGNSGVPIQIHALGNGDADTSGMSAELYLRWLAMAVFSANFSLQGVAALRPDAFDEATQALVRHWMEWRFRLVPYVLGIIEDAVRTGLPVQRSMAQAFPADEQARLWDTQYLLGPALLVAPIMQPGEDVQVYLPAGEAWWDLSTGWRYEGGTTLQVKAGLDRLPVFGREGHMLCLGPVVGHTSEFNSARLLDEVWMFGMPEHSPVVMRNKIRVMQMQGSSYIKGLEGLKILPSEGLEVKRRGAEVRISRAR
- the mnmC gene encoding FAD-dependent 5-carboxymethylaminomethyl-2-thiouridine(34) oxidoreductase MnmC, with product MSAAACEPLVPARLEFTAQGVPFSSMYQDAYYPSGGPLAQAEQVFLRGNDLPERWRGRRQFTVCETGFGLGANFLATWDAWRSDPNRSEYLHFVSVEAHPFSQSDLAAVYSCFPPLLQPLAAQLLEVWPILVPGVHRLELQGGQVTLTLVFGSAQGMMRELQCRADAFYLDGFAPRCNPDIWSRAVLGQLVRLAAPGATLASGCCVGQVRRDLSSVGFEVRKTPGVGGRPALQAVLRPHLGHRDAVPAPGRVAVVGAGLAGAACAWELARRGQSVLVCDPVLRLGRDGSHQGHRLAAISPVFALDDAPLARLSRNGVLRAWQGWKDLPEPARPRRTGTLLFGQAGNSDAAIQEALMRLQLAPEWVQWWDRQQASQAAGVSLARGGLYFPQGMVVDPRALVAQLLNHPLIECVPERVQVWSAPEPGYWDIHREQGTILERTARVVVAAAGRSMQALHSDVLAARVLPRLVAMQDLAGQVSYLPADRPLVGAGPTLSGMGYVLPADQYGQVIGSTYLRDGQEPAVTQEGHADTLSKLGQMLSHQADLSGLTPCSGWAGWRAALNDHLPVMGGVPGHPGLFMAAAYGSRGLTWSLLAGGLLAARWMEEPVPLERRLEQAVRPR
- a CDS encoding inositol monophosphatase family protein, which gives rise to MPLPRLPLSDCLDAAVTAAHAAAAILQAYASDRSELVVTSKMRNDLVSQADREAEQACIAVLRERTPDMDIVAEESGGVSTGKPTWYIDPLDGTTNFLHGIPQYAVSVALIAPAGTQMDNVVLSEDTPVIAVVYDPNREELFTAMYGVGAWLNGNRIQVSQAKTIADSVLATGFPFRDFSFADQYMPALHAAITGSRGVRRMGAAALDLAWVACGRYDGYWEMGLAPWDVAAGTLLVREAKGICGDLYQQQPWPMDGYVYAGNPQIAAQLLDMTGPHLTIPHL
- a CDS encoding AMP-binding protein; this translates as MDTQQKPWLEHYPPSVPRDIRLDPEQTLIDCLDAAIKKHKDRTALTFMGYDLSYGQLDRHADAFAAWLQSRGLEPGSRVMLMLPNGLPFLMALVGTLRAGMVAVNTNPQYTERELEHQLADSQSDVIVILENFAHVLQQVPKPLQPRHVLISTVGDCMGFKGTMLNLAVRYLKRMVPAYSLPGALRLHQALEQGADLPLRRRPARPDDLALLQYTGGTTGRPKGAMLSQRNLMANVLQVEAVGHPALGDFKGPAYTMMVALPLYHIFALTVCGLFALYAGMHLVLIMNPRDLNSICKAWKRNPPDIVPAVNTLFNALANHAPFGKLPFAQLRLCLAGGAALQKTVAERWLALTGSALIEGYGLSETSPVVAVNVTDSKVYSGTIGFPLPSTDVILLDDQERPVAQGEQGELAVKGPQVMSAYWQQPEETAKTFTADGFLKTGDIGIMDEQGRIRLVDRKKDLILVSGFNVYPNEIEDVVASHPDVLEVAAVGVPSEHSGETIKLFVVRRNPALTEDEIKRWCKERLTAYKRPRIIEFRDELPKSNVGKILRRVLRDEEARKAPVA
- a CDS encoding M20 aminoacylase family protein, producing MKLLEPISAWSHEITAIRRDLHAHPELAFEETRTADQVTHWLKQWGIPVHRGLGITGVVGIVRGTGGDGPSVGLRADMDALPMQELNEFDHKSRHDGKMHACGHDGHTAMLLGAARYLAEHRDFAGTVYLIFQPAEEGFGGAREMINDGLFEQFPMQAVFGLHNWPGMPAGTFGVRPGAMMASSNTFKIRIEGKGAHGGMPNLGVDPVVTAVQLAQSLQSIVSRNVDPLEPVVLSITQIHAGSADNVIPNDALMSGTVRTFSNEALEQVEQRMRELTEHTCAAFGCRAQFSFDRRYPPTLNDPAQAAFCAQVIRELVGEERLRQDIRPSMGAEDFSFMLQEVPGCYVWLGNGDGDHRSHGHGLGPCMLHNGSYDFNDTLIPVGASYWVKLALDWLRHHR